One Borreliella afzelii DNA segment encodes these proteins:
- a CDS encoding DUF228 domain-containing protein yields the protein MADTTQLVKEYQEKRSKLEKFMKNPQHYTGLLGNSIEFRDKNVQFFASGGIRTSSFDKLENHPYSGYPYKRGVKRVIQEEKKNEIHYEPHVEAGGGEDLYGICIDIDEFSKTATIVPITNNFEGYLVAKDAMPKTKDKLVFNKDGALEKVTAGANKTTINAIALSDAKQISNDVYLVKVAVFGNKAISKN from the coding sequence ACGCAATTAGTAAAAGAGTATCAAGAAAAGCGCAGTAAACTAGAAAAGTTTATGAAAAATCCACAACATTATACTGGTTTACTAGGCAATTCTATTGAGTTTAGAGACAAAAACGTGCAATTTTTTGCTTCTGGAGGCATTAGAACTAGTAGTTTTGATAAGTTGGAAAATCATCCATATTCGGGGTATCCCTATAAGCGCGGAGTAAAAAGAGTTATTCAAGAAGAAAAAAAGAATGAAATTCACTATGAGCCTCATGTTGAGGCTGGTGGTGGTGAAGACTTGTATGGAATATGCATTGATATAGACGAGTTTAGCAAAACAGCCACTATTGTTCCAATTACCAATAACTTTGAGGGGTACTTAGTAGCAAAAGATGCTATGCCTAAAACAAAAGATAAGCTTGTTTTCAATAAAGATGGTGCTCTTGAAAAGGTTACTGCAGGAGCAAATAAGACAACTATTAATGCAATAGCGTTGTCTGATGCAAAACAAATTAGCAATGATGTTTATTTGGTAAAAGTAGCAGTGTTTGGAAATAAAGCTATAAGTAAAAATTAA